One Mangifera indica cultivar Alphonso chromosome 4, CATAS_Mindica_2.1, whole genome shotgun sequence genomic region harbors:
- the LOC123214948 gene encoding mannosyl-oligosaccharide glucosidase GCS1, translating to MSGNGRRSARSRIKFSTDGDEGEPLRPRRTNLKNRRDQNSLRLFRVDVRIMLGLSIFSLLTISFLIYRLVNSIHEADTPRVVTPFPAPKLMDLPVFQGEHKESLYWGTYRPHVYLGIRARTPRSLVAGLMWIGVKDGRYHMRHVCQDSDDLSKYGWTHHNGRDFGHQELVDHGMTLETSFLKSKGDGSGYGGDWAVRIGVQIEESEWENDMLSSGHLFFYLADEEGNALTLGSDNLDIHESSLLVTGSRMDVGGWQLHLKAMDDLEVHYSGFRTPHIHNLSELVLENLGAQARMFGRLQLSDTSVRSPNIVVFQISARIPFKVDICFISGTGVKNSRVEERVSSLTGTSLTSLLKEKQHDFDAKFEKCFNVAEKLDSESIIAGKAALGNMLGGIGYFYGQSKISLPKSSKLKSHDNFILYWPAELYTAVPSRPFFPRGFLWDEGFHQLLIWRWDVHICLDIIGHWLDLMNIDGWIPREQILGAEALSKVPEEFVLQHPSNGNPPTLFMVIRELVYGLKKNKFTSTESNDISSFLERALIRLEGWFHWFNTTQSGKEMNSYFWHGRDSTTIRELNPKTLSSGLDDYPRASHPSEEERHLDLRCWMLLAADSLHSIADLFAKESKQEKEYGSTAKLLSDFEILNKMHFDPAYGAYFDYGNHTEKVRLSWKETNMRNNYPTRELVREVLEKPETRFVPHIGYVSLFPFMEKIIPPESWILEKQLDLISNRSILWTDYGLCSLAKTSSMYMKRNTEHDPPYWRGPIWMNMNYRILSALHHYAQVNGPYRDRANVIYDELRSNLIRNVVNNYHQTGFLWEQYDQKTGKGKGTRVFTGWTSLVLLMMAEGYGES from the exons ATGAGTGGAAATGGCCGAAGAAGTGCACGAAGCAGAATCAAATTCTCCACTGATGGCGACGAAGGAGAACCTCTTCGTCCTAGAAGGACTAACTTAAAAAACCGTAGAGATCAAAATTCACTTCGCCTTTTCAGAGTTGATGTCAGAATCATGCTTGGTTTAAGCATTTTCTCTTTGTTAACAATTTCGTTTCTGATTTATCGTCTTGTTAATTCTATACATGAAGCCGATACGCCTCGTGTTGTTACGCCTTTTCCTGCTCCGAAACTCATGGACCTACCTGTG TTTCAAGGTGAGCATAAAGAGAGCTTGTACTGGGGAACTTATCGCCCTCACGTTTATCTTGGAATTCGCGCCAG GACTCCGCGATCTTTGGTTGCTGGGTTGATGTGGATTGGTGTAAAGGATGGAAGATATCATATGCGCCATGTGTGTCAAGACTCTGATGATCTGAGCAAATATGGGTGGACTCATCATAATGGTCGTGATTTTGGACATCAGGAGTTGGTTGACCATGGCATGACCTTGGAAACAAGTTTCTTGAAATCCAAGGGAGATGGCAGCGGCTATGGAGGAGACTGGGCAGTTCGAATTGGTGTGCAAATTGAGGA ATCTGAATGGGAAAATGACATGCTGAGCAGTGGacatctttttttctatttggcTGATGAAGAAGGAAATGCTCTAACTTTGGGTAGTGATAACTTAGATATTCATGAGAGTTCTCTCCTGGTAACAGGTTCACGAATGGATGTTGGGGGTTGGCAGCTGCACTTAAAAGCGATG GATGATTTGGAAGTCCATTATTCTGGCTTCAGGACACCTCATATTCATAACTTATCTGAACTTGTTCTAGAGAATCTTGGAGCCCAG GCAAGAATGTTTGGTCGTCTACAGCTGAGTGACACATCAGTTCGTTCTCCAAACATAGTAGTTTTTCAG ATTTCTGCTAGGATTCCATTCAAAGTAGATATTTGCTTTATATCTGGAACTGGTGTGAAAAACTCAAGAGTAGAAGAACGTGTAAGCAGCCTTACAG GTACCTCACTGACCAGTCTACTTAAAGAGAAGCAACATGATTTTGATGCCAAATTTGAGAAGTGCTTTAACGTGGCTGAAAAG CTTGATTCTGAATCCATAATTGCCGGAAAGGCTGCTCTAGGGAATATGTTGGGTGGCATTGGCTACTTTTATGGCCAATCTAAAATATCTTTACCCAAAAGTTCCAAA CTTAAAAGTCatgataatttcattttatattggCCAGCTGAGCTTTATACTGCTGTCCCAAGTAGACCCTTCTTTCCAAGGGGATTTCTTTGGGATGAAGGTTTTCATCAATTATTAATCTG GCGCTGGGATGTCCATATATGCTTAGATATTATTGGACACTGGTTAGATTTGATGAACATTGATGGATGGATTCCCCGTGAGCAGATTCTGGGTGCTGAAGCTCTAAG TAAGGTACCTGAGGAATTTGTTCTTCAGCATCCAAGTAATGGAAATCCACCAACTTTATTCATGGTTATACGGG AACTAGTCTATGGcttgaagaaaaacaaatttacttCTACAGAAAGCAATGATATCTCTTCCTTTTTAGAGCGAGCTCTTATTCGCCTTGAAGGATGGTTCCATTGGTTCAACACTACTCAGTCAG GAAAGGAAATGAACAGCTATTTTTGGCATGGAAGAGATAGCACAACAATACGTGAGCTAAATCCAAAG ACTCTATCCTCTGGGCTGGATGATTATCCGCGTGCTTCACATCCTAGTGAAGAAGAACGTCACTTGGACCTTAGATGCTGGATGCTCCTAGCTGCAGATTCACTGCATTCCATTGCTGACTTGTTTGCGAAGGAAAGCAAACAAGAAAAG GAATATGGTTCAACAGCTAAGCTGCTTTCAGATTTTGAAATTCTGAATAAG ATGCATTTTGATCCAGCTTATGGAGCTTATTTTGATTATGGAAATCATACAGAAAAG GTTCGTTTAAGTTGGAAAGAAACAAACATGAGAAATAACTACCCGACTCGTGAGCTTGTAAGGGAAGTATTAGAAAAGCCAGAGACGAGATTTGTTCCTCATATTGGCTATGTCAGCCTTTTTCCATTCATGGAGAAAATTATTCCACCT GAATCATGGATTCTGGAAAAACAGCTTGACCTCATTTCAAATAGGAGTATCTTGTGGACTGATTATGGACTCTGTTCGCTTGCCAAGACAAG CTCCATGTACATGAAACGCAACACAGAGCATGACCCACCTTATTGGAGAGGTCCAATTTGGATGAACATGAATTACAGGATTCTTTCTGCACTCCACCATTACGCACAAG TGAACGGACCATATAGAGACAGAGCAAATGTAATATACGACGAACTGAGGAGCAATCTGATCAG AAATGTGGTTAACAACTACCACCAGACTGGTTTTCTGTGGGAACAGTACGATCAGAAAACAGGTAAAGGAAAAGGCACCCGTGTATTTACCGGCTGGACATCACTTGTGCTATTAATGATGGCCGAAGGTTATGGTGAGAGTTAA
- the LOC123214532 gene encoding nuclear pore complex protein NUP54-like, translating into MFGAQASTPAFGTPSSTPAFGTQSSTPAFGTPSSTPAFGTLSSAPAFGTPSSIPAFGAPSSTPGFGTPSTASFGSSLFSTPFSSQPQQQQTALFQQPGSNAFTGFGFQTQSTPSQPTPFPNSQLTTQMAPVAPLPFSLADRDIQAIFDAYKDDPTNPKYAFKHLLFSVIESQYRVKPAGVSDIMWAEAMRKLEGMDSTDRERLWPQPVQGFKDLSHRLKAQDEVILSDAERLRITQSNVKMLQRHFQAETLPWIERMKQKEQSLQRRLLRVMRIVEALEGKGCRLPLMKGEAELAEKLAVVTRQLKGSGAELSRRVQNLLTMSRVQANVFGAGVSVYLPGSTKIHEQSLADMQEVLQLQTEAIARLGNVLKRDIRDMEIIMTEDTEMTEDVS; encoded by the exons ATGTTCGGAGCTCAAGCCTCAACGCCGGCATTCGGCACTCCGTCGTCGACGCCGGCATTCGGCACTCAGTCGTCGACGCCGGCGTTCGGCACTCCATCGTCGACGCCAGCCTTCGGCACACTGTCTTCGGCGCCGGCCTTCGGAACTCCGTCTTCAATTCCAGCCTTCGGTGCTCCGTCTTCGACGCCTGGTTTTGGCACTCCATCTACGGCGTCGTTTGGATCCTCTTTATTTTCAACTCCATTCTCTTCACAACCTCAACAACAGCAGACTGCGCTTTTTCAACAACCGGGAAGTAACGCATTTACGGGATTCGGATTTCAAACTCAGTCTACCCCGTCACAACCAACTCCCTTCCCCAATTCTCAATTAACTACTCAAATGGCTCCTGTGGCGCCACTACCTTTCTCTCTCGCCGATCGTGACATTCAG GCTATTTTCGATGCTTACAAGGACGACCCTACAAACCCTAAATACGCTTTTAAG CATTTGTTGTTCAGTGTTATTGAATCACAGTATAGGGTGAAGCCAGCTGGCGTTTCTGAT ATCATGTGGGCAGAAGCTATGAGAAAACTAGAGGGTATGGACAGTACAGATCGAGAACGGTTGTGGCCTCAGCCTGTACAGGGTTTCAAGGATCTTTCACACCGCCTAAAG GCCCAAGATGAAGTCATTCTTTCAGATGCTGAAAGATTACGGATTACTCAAAGCAATGTCAAAATG CTTCAAAGGCATTTTCAGGCTGAAACTCTGCCTTGGATTGAAAGAATGAAACAAAAAGAGCAAAGTCTTCAAAGGCGTCTTTTAAGG GTAATGAGAATTGTTGAAGCATTGGAGGGTAAAGGTTGTCGATTGCCCTTAATGAAAGGAGAAGCTGAGTTGGCTGAGAAGTTAGCCGTGGTAACAAGACAG CTGAAAGGATCAGGAGCAGAACTTTCCAGGAGGGTCCAAAACCTCCTTACCATGTCGCGTGTTCAAGCAAATGTCTTTGGTGCTGGTGTTTCTGTCTATCTTCCGGGATCAACTAAAATACATGAACAGAGTCTTGCAGACATGCAAGAG GTTTTACAGCTGCAGACTGAGGCCATTGCAAGACTTGGCAATGTGTTGAAGCGAGATATTAGGGACATGGAGATTATAATGACTGAAGACACAGAGATGACAGAAGATGTGAGCTAA
- the LOC123214533 gene encoding F-box/kelch-repeat protein At1g67480 → MPGFVSGKKRLMEPNMCFNALIEQHASIRSKGNSRLTSEVANNLYSPILPGLPDDVSKYILALVPRSNFPTMGAVSKRWRSYIRSKEFVTIRKLLGLLEEWLCILTMDAEGKQSQWEVLNCKGNKNRRLPLMPGPVKAGFGVVVINGKLLVMAGYSVIDGTGSACADVYQYDPCLNSWSKLANMNVARYEFACAEVNGMVYAVGGYGIDGESLSSVEVYDPETGEWTLVESLRRPRWGCFACGFDGKLYVMGGRSNFTIGNSRFVDVYNPERHAWCQMKNGCVMVTAHAVIEKKLFCMEWKNQRKLSIFDAEDNSWKMVPVPLTGSSSIGFRFGILDGKLLLFSLEEEPGYNTLLYDPHAAPGSEWQTSKIKPSGLCLCSVTLIA, encoded by the exons ATGCCTGGTTTTGTAAGTGGAAAGAAGAGACTTATGGAACCAAATATGTGTTTCAATGCATTGATTGAGCAACACGCATCAATTCGTTCGAAAGGCAATTCTCGTTTAACCTCAGAGGTTGCTAATAATCTGTACAGCCCTATTTTACCTGGGCTCCCGGATGACGTGTCAAAGTATATCCTTGCACTTGTTCCTCGTTCCAATTTCCCCACTATGGGTGCTGTCTCCAAGAGATGGAGGTCATATATCCGGAGCAAAGAATTCGTCACCATTAGGAAATTACTTGGGTTGCTTGAGGAATGGCTCTGTATCTTAACTATGGATGCAGAAGGAAAGCAAAGCCAATGGGAGGTTTTAAATTGTAAGGGAAACAAAAATCGACGTCTTCCACTGATGCCTGGTCCTGTGAAGGCTGGGTTTGGGGTGGTTGTCATTAATGGAAAGCTTCTTGTAATGGCTGGTTATTCAGTGATTGATGGGACTGGTTCTGCTTGTGCAGATGTTTACCAATATGATCCTTGCCTTAACAG TTGGAGCAAATTGGCAAACATGAATGTGGCCCGTTATGAATTTGCTTGTGCTGAGGTGAATGGCATGGTTTATGCTGTAGGAGGCTATGGGATAGATGGAGAAAGTCTCTCCAGTGTAGAGGTTTATGACCCAGAAACTGGTGAGTGGACTCTGGTAGAGAGTCTTCGAAGACCAAGATGGGGCTGTTTTGCGTGTGGCTTTGATGGGAAACTTTATGTAATGGGTGGGAGGTCAAACTTCACCATTGGAAACTCAAGGTTTGTTGATGTCTACAACCCTGAGAGGCATGCCTGGTGCCAGATGAAGAATGGTTGTGTCATGGTCACTGCTCATGCTGTGATTGAGAAGAAGCTCTTCTGTATGGAATGGAAAAACCAGAGGAAATTGTCCATATTTGATGCAGAGGACAATTCATGGAAGATGGTTCCAGTTCCCTTGACTGGTAGCTCATCAATTGGGTTTCGATTTGGGATACTGGACGGAAAGCTTTTGCTTTTCTCTCTAGAAGAAGAACCTGGATACAATACTTTGCTGTATGATCCTCATGCAGCTCCAGGTTCAGAATGGCAGACCTCCAAGATAAAGCCTTCTGGTTTGTGCTTGTGCAGTGTGACACTCATAGCTTGA